The genomic region CGCAATGGTGGAGCCGGCGGCAAACGACAGGTTCCACGCCCATTTACTGGTGTTGGATCCGTGCCGGAACTCGAAGGCGATGCCCCGGAAAACCAGCGCCACCAGAAACAGGATCAGCGGCACGTAGAGCGCTGGCAGCACCGTGGCATAGGCCAGCGGAAACGCGCCGAACAGGCCGGCGCCGCCCAGCACCAGCCAGGTTTCATTGCCGTCCCAAACGGGCGCGATGCTGTCCATCATCACATCGCGCCATTCCTCGCGCCTGGTGAAGGGAAACAGGATGCCGACACCCAGGTCGAAGCCGTCCATGATGATGTACATGGCGACGCCGAAGGCGATGACGGCGGTCCAGATGAGAGTGACGTCCATATGCGTTCTCCCTATGCCGCCTGGGACGGCGCGAGCGCGGGCTGGCGCGTGCTGTCGTCAGGCGCCGGACCCTGCCGCGCGATCCGGGCCGCGAAGTACAGGAACGCCGCCAGCACCATGTGATAGACGATGGCGAACAGCATCAGCGAGGTCAGCACCTCGGGCGCCTGAAGCTGCGGCGATACGCTGTCGGCGGTGCGCACCAGCCCATAGACCGTCCAGGGCTGCCGTCCCACCTCGGTGACGGTCCAGCCGGCCAGGGTGGCGACGAACCCGACCGGTCCCATGGCGACCATCCCCCACAGATAGGGCCGGACCGCGGGCAAGCGTTTGCGCAGCAGCACGCCGAGCCAGGCCATGCCGATCATCAGCAGTCCGATACCGACCATGATCCGGAATGCGAAGAACACGATGGCGACAGGCGGCCGGTCCGCCGCAGACACATCCTTCAGCCCGGGGACGACACCGTCCGCATCGTGACGCAGGATCAGACTGGCGCCGTCGGGTATGCCGATCTCCAGATGGTTGGTCTCGGCAACCTCGTCGGGCAGGGCGAACAGCAAGAGCGGCGTGCGCGGGCCGGTGTCCCAGTTACCTTCCATGGCCGCGACCTTGACCGGCTGATGCTCCAGGGTGTTGAGGCCGTGCTGGTCGCCGACGAACAACTGCAACGGCGCCAGGATGGCGGCGGCCGTGATGGCGAGCTTGAGCGCCTTGCGTGCCGTGTCAGCGTGTCTGTCATGCAGCATCTGCCAGGCCGACACCGCCGCGACCACGAACGACATGGTGAGCAGCGTGGCCAGCACCATGTGGGCCAGACGGTAGGGAAACGACGGGTTGAAGATCACATCCCACCAGCTTGCGACGTAGAAGATACCGTCGGCGCCCAGAATGTGGCCCTGCGGCGTCTGCATCCAGGAATTGGCGGACAGGATCCAGAATGCCGACAAGGTCGTGCCAAACGCCACCATCAGGGTCGCGGTATAGTGCAGGATGGGACCGACCCGCTTCCAGCCGAACAGCATGATGCCGAGGAAACTGGCCTCCAGAAAAAATGCCGTGAGCACTTCATAGCCCAGCAGCGGGCCCAGCACATTGCCGGTTGCGAGGGAAAATGCGCTGAAATTGGTGCCGAACTGGAACGACATGGGGATGCCGGTAACCACGCCCATGCCGAACGACAGGGCAAAGATCCGCACCCAGAAACGATAGAGGTCGCGCCAGCGCGGGTCCCGCGTCTTCAGCCAGAGCCCCTCGACCAGCGCCAGGAAGCAGGCAAGTCCGATGGTGAGGGTGGGAAAGAGGATATGGAAGGCGATCGTAAACGCGAACTGCAATCGGCTTAACAGGACAGTATCGATTTCCATTCAATTTCCCCGGTGAAGGCGTGGCCGCGCCCCTTAGATGGCAGCGGCCGGCAGGAATGGCATACGCGAATTCACTATAGCACCCATGCCCGCGGGAAGTCCCTGAAACGGCAAAAAGCCGGTCAACAGACCGGCTTTTTTGATCGAAATCAATGATATGGCAAGATCAGGCCGGCTCGGCCGAGAAGTCCTCGAACGCCCATTCCTCGCCTGAATCCATCTGTTCCTCGAACAGCTCTTCGGCGGCCATCGCCGCTTCATCCTCGCTGTCCGCTTCAACGGTGGCGATCCAGTAAAAGGTGCCGCGCTTCAGGTTGGCGCGCAAGGTGACTTCGTATTTCACGGTCGGCCTCAGCGGTTGGAGTAAGGGCGAAGCTCAAGCTTGGCCACGGTTTCGGTGTGCACCTCGTCGGGGCCGTCGGCCATCTGGGTCGTGCGGGCATAGGCCCAGGCCTTGGCGAGGAAGAAATCGTTGGTGAAGCCGCCGGCGCCGTGGGTCTGGATGGCGCGGTCGATGATCTTGGCGACGGTCTGCGGCACCACGACCTTGATCATGGCGATTTCCTTGCGCGCGCCCTTGGCGCCGACCTGGTCCATCATGTAGGCGGCCTTGAGCACCAGCAGGCGGAGCTGCTCGAGCTCGATTCGCGACCAGGCGATGTTCGAGCGGATGGTGTCGAAATCGGCCAGTTTCTTGCCGAAAGCCTCGCGCGAGGTGGTGCGGCGGCACATCTGGTCGATGGCGCGGTCGGCGGCGCCGATCAGGCGCATGCAGTGATGGATGCGGCCCGGACCGAGACGGCCCTGGGCGATCTCGAAGCCGCGGCCCTCGCCAAGCAGCACGTTCGATACCGGCACGCGGACATTGTCGAACAGCACCTCGGCCTCGCCGAACGGCGCGTGGTCATCGTTGTAGACCTTCACCGCGCGGACGATCTTCACGCCGGGCGTGTCCTTGGGAACCAGGATCTGCGACTGCTGCTGGTGCTTGGGCGCGCTGGTGTCGGTCTTGCCCATGACGATGAATATCTTGCTCGTCTCGCGCATGCCGCCGGTGGTGTACCACTTGCGGCCGTTGATGACGTATTCATCGCCTTCGCGCTTCATGCTCGTCGCCACGTTGGTGGCGTCGGACGAGGCGACCTGCGGCTCGGTCATGCAAAAACACGAGCGGATATCGCCCTCGAGCAGCGGGATCAGCCATTTGTCCTGCTGTTCCTCGGTGGCGTATTTGACGAACACTTCCATGTTGCCGGTGTCGGGCGCGTTGCAATTGAACGCTTCCGAAGCCCAGTCGACACGGCCCATGATTTCGGCCAGCGGCGCATATTCCAGATTGGTCAGGCCAACGCCGTACTTGTCACGGAAAGCGTGGGGCAGGAACAGGTTCCACAGGCCTTCGGACTTGGCCTTGGCCTTGATGTCCTGGAGGATTTGCGGGGTGCGGAAGCGATTGCCCTGGCTGTCGAGCTGTTCGTAGAATAGGTCCTCGTTCGGATAGATGTGGGCATCCATGAAATCCGTCAGGCGCTTCTGCAGATCCTTGACGCGGTCGCTGTAATCGAAATCCATGGAGATCCTCCCGAGTATGGCCGTGGCCGGCGCCTGGCGCGGTCGCGCCCTTTTATACCGGGGAATCCGCCGTTGCCAAGGGGAGGTTTGGCCGGACCGCCACGTCAGTCGGCGTCAGCGAGGGCGCTCTGCAGAGGTCTTCTGTCCAGGTCGGGCATGTGAATCGCCGCCAGATCCGGGATTCGGCCGTTGAGCGTGGGGACATCCTTGCTGGCCATGGTGCGCTGGGCCGGATCGTTGCAAAGCGGGGCGGACGTCGCCGGCAGCATGTCGGTGTCGAATTCGCCGCGAAGCACGGCGCCATCGGACTTGGCGACGATCGCCGTCGCCGCAGCGGCCATATCCTCGCAGAACAGCTTGTTGCCGAACGTGTTGAGCGAGAAATAGTTGGCCAGGCTGGTCATGTACTTGTTCAGCGCATCCTTGTGGCCCTGGCCGTAGCTGCGCTTGAAATAGGCCTGCATCACCGTCGAATGGGCGCTCAACTCGTTATTGTAGCGCAGGATGAACTCGTTATAGGTCTCGTGCAGTTTCAGGCCGGGCTTGTGGACGCATTTCAGCGCCGCCACCATCAGCGCGGCCTGCAGGCCGCGGGCCTGCTCGGCGGTGGTTTCCGCCTTGGTCATGCACGGGAGCGCCAGGGCTGTGCCGGTCATTCCGGAAATGGCTACCAATGCTACCACCGCATGCAAGGTACGGCGCAAAACGGCACGGAATCCGATGTGGCCTCGACGCGTGATAATGTGACCTCTCCTTGATCCGTGACATGGCCGCGCGGCGCGGTCCATGTGTAGCCCCCAGGGGCGCTACTATAGCCGTGCGGGCCTCAAATCTCAAAATCCGAATTGTTGGCGGGCAGCGCGTCATCGCCGAACCGGATCGACGGGCCGGCGGCGCGAATGCGCTCGCGGGCCGTCAGCGGCTGGTGGTCGCCGGTGATCTCGATGGCATAGACGCCGACCACGAGGTTGGCCGCCGCGTCCTTCTCGGCAGCCGCGACCAGCGCCTCCGATTCCTCGCCCGCGGCGACGGTCGCCTCGTGAATCTGGGCGGTCCAGCCGCTGTCGCTGTTGAAATACACGATGACTCCATCGCGCAGGCGGTTCGCCGTCACCACCCGATACACTTCCACGTCGCCGTCAGCCATGGTGGTTCCTTTCGTCTGCGCCCTGTCGGCGCGAACTCACTGTCGCGCCTTTTTGACAACACCGGCCTGCCCGGCGGCAAGTACTTTTTGCCGCGCCAGGCGACCAAGGCCGCTTCTTGCCGCGCCCGCGGGCCGCGACTATACAGGTTGGCAACGACAACGCGTCACGTGCAAACTGCCCGACGCGATCCGAAGGAAACGCCCTTGCCCGAACAGACCGGCTACTATTTCGAAGACCTTGCCGAAGGCATGACCGCCTCATTCGCCAAAACGGTGACAGATGCCGACATCGTGCTGTTCGCGGGCGTCAGCGGCGACACCAACCCGGTCCACATCAACGAGGAATTCGCGCGGGAGACCATGTTCAAGGGCCGCATCGCCCACGGCATGCTGTCGGCCAGCCTTATCTCCACCGTGTTCGGCACCAAGATGCCGGGACCGGGCTGCATCTATATGAGCCAGAGCCTGCGCTTCAAGGCGCCCGTGCGTCCCGGCGACACGGTGACCGCCAAGGTCACCGTGGTCGAACTCCGGCCCGAGAAGAAGCAGGCGCGCTTCGAGTGCGTCTGCCTGGTGGGCGGCAAGCCGGTACTCGATGGCGAGGCGCTGATCCTGGTTCCATCGCGTCCGGCATAGACCCAACACCCATGAAGCTCTACAGGCACCTGAAGAACCTGCCGCGCAGCGTGACGGGCTCCGTCGTCGCCTGGGGCAATTTCGATGGATTCCACAAGGGCCATCAGGCGGTGGTTCGCCGCGCGGCCGAAATCGCCGACGAAACGGGCGCGCCGCTGGCGGTGATGACCACCGAGCCGCATCCCTCGCAATTCTTCCGGCCCGAGACGCCGTCATTCCGGCTGATGAGCCTGCGCTCGAAGGCCCAGGCACTGGAGGCGTTCGGCGCCGACGTCCTGTTCGTGCTCGCCTTCGACGCCGCCCTTGCCGGCACGCCGGCCGAGGATTTCGTACGCGAGGTGCTGGTGAAGCAACTCAGGATCAGGCACGTGGTCACCGGCTACGACCAGCGATTCGGCAAGGGCCGCGGCGGCGATGCGGACCTGTTGCGCCGCATGGGCAGCGAGGCCGGGTTCGGCGTCACCATGGTGGAGCCGCTGCAGGCGGGCGGCTCGGTCTATTCCTCGTCCCGGGTGCGCGAGCACCTGCGCGCCGGCGAACCCGACCAGGCGGCGACGTTGATGGGCCATTGGTGGCGCATCGAGGGCCGGATCGAGCTGGGCGACCAGCGCGGCCGGACCATCGGCTTTCCCACCGCCAATGTCAGCTGGGGTGATTATCTGGAACCCCGGCTGGGCGTCTATGCGGTGCGCATGCATGTCGAGGACGGCGCGCACCGGGGCGTTTATGACGGCGTGGCCAATCTGGGGCGGCGGCCTACTTTCGGCAAGACCGACATCAGCTTCGAGGTGCATCTGTTCGACTTCGACGGTGACCTTTACGGCGCCCATGCCGGCGTCGACATGATCGCCTTCATCCGGCCCGAGCAGAAATTCGACGGGCTGGACGCGCTGAAGGCGCAAATCGCCGCCGATGCCACGGCAGCCCGCGCCATGCTGGCCAGCCCGGCAGCGGCGACAGGCCGTTTCCCGCCGGCAACGCGGCGGACCTCGACAGGCACCGGCCCGGCCTGATACACACTGCCACCGGATTCGGACGACGCGGGCCATGCGCCGCAGACAATTGGTACGGATGACGCCAGAGCCTTCACGACAGATGACGACCATCGAGGGGCGGATCGCCCCATGAGCCGTCGCTCGAACATCGGCTGGGCTACCGCCGCGGGCACCATTGCGCTCGACCAGGGCGTCAAGTGGTGGCTGCTGACCTCCTACGACATCGCGTCGCGCCATCCGGTCGAAGTGACCCCGTTCTTCAACCTGGTGATGACCTGGAACCGGGGAGTCAGCTTCGGCCTGTTCGGCGACTATGGCGACCTGATGCGTTGGCTGCTGTTCGGATTCGCGGTCGCCGTCTCGATTGCTCTCGCGGTCTGGATGATTCGGGCCACGAACCTATTTCTTACGGTGGCGCTCGGGCTGATCATGGGCGGCGCGCTGGGAAATGCGGTCGACCGGATCGCGCACGGAGCAGTGGCGGATTTCTTTGATTTTCATGTGGCGGGATGGCACTTTTGGGCCTTCAACGTCGCCGATAGCGCGATTTCGGTCGGAGTGGTCCTGCTGCTGTGGGACGCGTTCTTCGGTTCCGGCCGACGGCAGGGCGAGTAAGGAAACAGGACAGGATCATGGTGGCACGAAACTCGATCGGCCTCTCCTTGGCGTTGGCGTTGCTGGCCACCGGCTCGCTCAGCGGCTGTGGCGGCCTGAAGGATGCGCTGGGCGCCAACAAATACCCGCCCGACGAGTTCGCGGTCGTCTCCAAGCGCGCGCTGGTGATTCCGCCGGATTACAATCTGCGCCCGCCGGGGCCGAACCAGCCCAAGCCCAGGGACGCCGATCCGTCGGAGATGGCGCTGCTGGCCCTGTTCCCCGAATCCAAGCAGCAGGTGGCGATCACCTCGCCCGCCGAACAACAGCTGATGAAGGCGACCGGCGGCGCGTCGGCCGATGCCAATGTGCGCTCGGACCTGTCGCCGGAAGGCACCGTGGTCAACAAGGGCAACATGACCGAGCAACTGCTGTACGACAACAAGGTGGAGGGCGCGCCCCAGACCACCATCCAGCGCGAAGCCCCGACCCAGTCGTCGCCGGACTATATCGGCCCGCTCCAGTAAAGAGGTGCCACCTGAGACAGGACGCACGGTCAGCCCGTCACCTTCTCGGATTGCTCGTCGCCATGCTGATCGCCCTTTCCGGGGCCTCGCAGGCGCGTGCCGCCGAGGCGCTCGACAGTCATGAATACACCCTGGGCAACGGCCTGAAGCTCCTCGTCATCGAGGATCACCGGGCGCCCATCGTCACCCATATGGCCTGGTACCGGGTCGGCGCCACCGAGGAATTCGGCGGCAAGACTGGCCTGGCGCATTTCCTCGAGCACCTGATGTTCAAGGGTACCGAAAAGGTGCCCGCCGGCGAGTTCTCGAAGACCGTCAGCCGAAACGGCGGCCAGGACAACGCCTTCACCTCGTCCGACTACACCGCCTATTTCCAGCAGGTCGCCACCGACAAGCTGCCGCTGGTCATGGAGATGGAGGCGGACCGCATGGTGAACCTGAAGATCGCCGAGGACGAGGTGAACCAGGAGCGCGACGTGGTCATCGAGGAGCGCCGCACCCGTACCGAGAATTCGCCGCCCGCCCTGTTTCGCGAGCAGATGGACGCAGCCCAGTTCCTTTCCCACCCCTACCGGGTGCCGGTGATCGGCTGGATGAACGATATCAAACGGCTGACGCGCGCCGACGCGCTGGGCTTCTACAAGCTGCACTATGCGCCCAATAACGCGGTCGTGGTCGTCGTCGGCGATGTGGATGCCGACGCGGTCAAGGCCCTCGCCGACCGGACCTACGGCGTCATACCCGCCAAGCCGGTGCCGCCCCGCACCGCCAGCGTCGAGGCGCCGCAGCTCGCCGCCCGCGAGCTGGTGATGACGGATGCCCGGGTCAGCCAGGTATCGTGGGTGCGCACCTACTCGGCGCCCAGCTACCAATACGGCGACAGCCAGCTGGCCGTGCCGCTCGAAGTGCTGAACGAGATTCTCGGCGGCGGCACCACCAGCCGGCTCTACCAGACCCTGGTTGTCCAGAAGCAACTGGCGATCGAGGCCGGCTCCAGCTATGGCGGCTATGGGCTGGGCCCGTCCACCTTCGGCATCTCGGTCAGGCCGCAAAACGACGATCCCGCGCCGATACCTGCCGCGGTCGACGCGGTCATCGCCGATCTGGCGGCGTCCGGCGTCACCGACGAGGAACTGAAACGCGCCAAGAAGTCGCTGAAGGCCGCCGCGGTCTATGCCCGCGACAGCGGTCAGGGACTGGCCAACATCTTCGGCGCATCGCTGGTCACCGGCCGCAGCGTCGAGGATGTGATGAGCTGGCCCGACAAGATCGAGGCCGTGACCAATGCCGAGATCATCGCCGCCGCCCGCACCATCTTCGTGCCCCAGCGGTCGGTCACGGGTCTGCTGCTGCCGGATCGGGCCGGTGCGCCCGCCGCCGCGCCGTCTGCGCCGCCGCCCGGACCGGAGCACCCATGATGACCCGCTTGCTCGCAGCCCTGGTGCTGGTCTTCACCTTCGCGGCCCGCGCCGACGCCGTGGAAATCAGGGAAGTGGTCAGCCCGGGCGGCATCAAGGCCTGGCTGGTGGAACAGCATTCGATTCCGCTGGTGGCGATGAGCTATGAGTTCGAGGGCGGCGTCTCGGCCGATCCCGACGGCAAGAGCGGGCTCGCCTATCTCGTATCGGGCCTGCTGAACGAGGGCGCCGGCGATCTCGACTCGCTGGCCTTTCAGAAGGCGCTCGACGAACGGGCGATCCGCATGAGCTTCGACGCCGACCGCGACCAGTTCAGCGGCAGCATGGTGACGCTGACCGAGGAACGGTCCGAAGCGTTCCGCCTGCTGGGCCTGGCGCTCAGCCAGCCGCGCTTCGACGCCGACGCCGTGGAGCGGGTGCGCGACCAGGTCCGCTCGATCCAGCGCTCGGAAGACGACCAGCCTCGTTCCATCGCCGCCAAGGCATGGATGCGGGCCGCTTTCCCCGGGCATCCCTATGCCAACAATACGACGGGCACGCCCGAAAGCCTCGCCAGCCTGACAGCCGCCGACCTGCGCGCCTATGTGACGGACAACTTCACCCGCGACCGGCTGATCGTAGGCGTGGTCGGCGACATCACGCCGGCCGAGCTGGGTCCGCTGCTCGACAGCACCTTCGGTGCGTTGCCGGCGACGGGCGCCGAACTGACGGTGCCGGACACCGCGCTGGCAGAGGCGAAAACCCAGGTCATCGAGCGCCAGGTGCCGCAGAGCGTCGCCGTGTTCGGCATGCCGGGCATCAAGCGCGACGACCCTGACTGGTATGCCGCCATGGTGATGAACCAGATTTTCGGCAGCGGCGGGTTCTCGTCGCGGCTGATGGAGGAAGTGCGGCGCAAGCGCGGCCTGACCTATGGCGTCTACACCTATCTGCAGCCCTACAGCCATGCCGGGCTGGTGCTCGGCACCGTCGCCACCGTCAACGCGCGCATGGGCGAATCCAAGCAGGTGATCGAGGACGAGATCACCCGCATGGCGCAGAGCGGCGCCACCGAAGCCGAGGTCGCCGATGCCAAGACCTACCTGACCGGCTCCTACGCGCTCAATTTCGACACCAGCGGCGCCATCGCCGGTCAGCTGGTCGGTATCCAGCGCTACGGCTTCGACCGGGACTACATCAACAAGCGAAACTCGTATGTCGAGTCGGTGACTCGCGAGGACGTGAACCGGGTCGCCAAACGGCTGCTGGATTCGAGCCGGCTGTTCTGGGTCATCGTGGGCAAGCCGGAAGGACTCGAGTCGACGCCGGAGCCCGCAACGCCATGATGCCCTTCACCCAGAACCTTGATGCCTGCTTCGAGACCGCCGTCAGGAGCGGAATCAGCCGGTCGGCATTCGACAGGGTCATGGGCAAGGCACTGGACGGCGTGGCGCGCCTTCGCACCGCCTACGACGCGCGCACCCTGCCGCTGCTGCACCTGCCCGAAGACACCGCCGACCTGCTGAGCCTGACCGACATTGCCGGGCTATTGTCGCGCCAGAGCAATCACGTGGTCGTGCTGGGCATCGGCGGATCGAGCCTGGGCGGCCAGACTCTGACGACCCTGGCCAAACGCGGCCGCAAACCGTCGATCGAGTTCGCCGACAACCTGGACCCGGTCGCGCTGGGCGAACTGCTGACCGGTATCGACCTGCTCGACACCAGCTTTATCGTCGTCTCCAAGTCGGGCGGCACGCCCGAGACCCTGGCCCAGTTCCTGATCCTGCTCGATGCCTACCGCTCGCGCGGCCTGGACGAGGAAGTGCGCGCACGGGTGATCGCCATCGTCCAGCCGGGCGCCAGTCCGCTGCGCGACATCGCCGCCGGGTGGTCGATCCCCATGCTCGATCACGATCCCGACCTGGGCGGCCGGTACTCGGTGCTGTCCTGCGTCGGGCTGCTGCCTGCGACGATCGCGGGTCTCGATCCCTGGGCGATCCGTTCCGGCGCGGCCGCCGTGCTGGGTGACCTCCTGCATTCTGACACCTCCACGCCGGCGCTCGGCGCCGCCGTCATCGGCGCCCTCGCCGAGGAAAGAGCCGTCACCACGCTGGTCATGATGCCCTATGTGGGCCGGCTCGAACGGGTCGGCCACTGGTACCGCCAATTGCTGTCGGAAAGCGTCGGCAAGGATGGCAAGGGGCTGACACCGCTGGCCGCGCTGGGTCCGGTGGACCAGCATTCCATGCAGCAATTGCTGGTCGATGGTCCCGACGACAAGCTGGTGACCGTGATTACCGCCGACATTGCCGGCACAGGCCCCACCGTGCCGGCCGACCTGGCCCAGGACAAAGCCCTGTCCTTCATGGCCGGGCGCACCATCGGCGACATCGTCGCGGCGCAGGCCAGGGCCAGCATGGACGTGCTGATCCGCAAGGGGCATCCGGTCCGCCACATCCATGTGGCGCGCGCCGACGAGAAGGCGGTCGGCGGCCTGCTGATGCACTTCATGCTGGAAACCATTCTCATCGGCGATATTCTGGGCGTCGATCCGTTCGACCAGCCCGCTGTCGAGCTGGGCAAGATCCTCACACGGGAATACCTCCAGGCAACATGAGTATCCGCCTCCTGCCCGAAACCACCGTCAACCGCATCGCCGCGGGTGAAGTGGTGGAGCGGCCGGCGAGCGCCATCAAGGAACTGGTCGAGAACGCCATCGACGCGGGCGCCCGGCATGTCGACGTGGTGCTTGAGGGCGGCGGCATCCAGTATATCGGCGTGACCGACGACGGCATGGGCATGGCCCGGCCCGACCTCGAATTGTGCATCGAGCGCCACGCGACATCCAAGCTGCCCGATGACGACCTGCTGCATGTGGCCTTTCTCGGCTTCCGCGGCGAGGCGCTGCCGTCGATCGGCGCGGTCAGCCGCCTGACCATCGCCAGCCGGACACAGGGCGCCGCCGAGGCCTGGCAGATCGGCGTCGATGCGGGCAAGCGCCTGCCGGCCAGGCCCGCGGCGCTCAACAAGGGCACCAAGGTCGAGATCCGCGACCTGTTCTACGCCACCCCGGCGCGGCTCAAGTTCCTCAAGGGCGAGCGCACCGAACTCAACCACGCGCTGGAGATGATGCGCCGCCTGGCAATGGCCAATCCGGACGTCGGCTTCACCCTGACCCACGACAACCGGGTGATGCTGCGGGTGCCGCCGGCGCCGGGCGACCTGTTCGACCAGCGTCTGCTCGCCCGGCTTTCGGCGCTGCTGGGCGCCGACTTCGCCGACAACACCATTCCCATCGACGCCGAGCGCCGCAACTTCCGGCTGACCGGTTATGCCGGCGTGCCCACCTACAACCGGGGCAATGCCCAGCAGCAATATCTGTTCGTCAACGGCCGGGCCGTGCGCGACAAGTTGTTCGTGGGCGCGGTGCGCGGCGCCTACATGGACTACCTCGCCCGCGACCGGCATCCGGTGCTGGCCCTGTTCCTCGAAGCCGACCCCGAGGATGTGGACGTCAACGTGCACCCGGCCAAGGCCGAGGTCCGCTTCAAGGACGCGGGCGTGGTGCGCGGCCTGATCGTCGGCGCCCTGCGTAACGCGCTGGCCGCCGCCGGCCACCAGGCCTCGACCACCGTCGGCGCGGCAGCGCTTGGCGCGATTCGCCGCGAGGCCCAGCCGTTCCGGCCGAGCGAAGCGTTCGCCGCGTTCCACCAGCCATTGCCGGCGCACGGTTTCGGCGAGATGCCGCAGGCCGGTTTCGCCTATGCGGACACGCCGTCGGCGCGGGTTGAGTCAGCGCCCGCCGCACAGGCCGCCGAAAGCCAGCCCGAGGCGCGCTATCCGCTGGGTGCCGCGCGCGGGCAGCTTCACGAGACCTACATCATTTCGCAGACCGAGGACGGCATCGTCATCGTCGACCAGCACGCGGCGCACGAGCGGCTGGTGTATGAACGGATGAAGAAGGCGCTGACCGACAGCGGCGTGGCGCGGCAGATGCTGCTGCTGCCCGAGGTCATCGAACTCGATCCGGTCGCCGCTTCGAACCTGGCCGACCGGGCCCACGAACTGGCCGAGCTGGGACTGGCGCTGGAGCCGTTCGGCGCTGGCGCCGTCGTCGTCCGCGAGGTGCCGGCGCTGCTGGGCGACTGCGATATCAGGGGGCTGGTACGCGACCTGGCCGACGATCTGGCCGAGTTGGACGAGGCGCTGAGTCTGAAGGAGCGGCTGGAGGATGTCTGTTCCACCATGGCCTGCCATGGCAGCGTGCGCGCCGGCCGCCGCCTGACCGTGACCGAGATGAATGCCCTGATGCGCGAAATGGAGGCCACGCCCCATTCCGGCCAGTGCAATCATGGCCGCCCCACCTATGTGGAACTCAAGCTCAAGGATATCGAGCGGCTATTTGGGCGGCGGTGACTT from Emcibacter sp. SYSU 3D8 harbors:
- a CDS encoding glucose-6-phosphate isomerase — translated: MMPFTQNLDACFETAVRSGISRSAFDRVMGKALDGVARLRTAYDARTLPLLHLPEDTADLLSLTDIAGLLSRQSNHVVVLGIGGSSLGGQTLTTLAKRGRKPSIEFADNLDPVALGELLTGIDLLDTSFIVVSKSGGTPETLAQFLILLDAYRSRGLDEEVRARVIAIVQPGASPLRDIAAGWSIPMLDHDPDLGGRYSVLSCVGLLPATIAGLDPWAIRSGAAAVLGDLLHSDTSTPALGAAVIGALAEERAVTTLVMMPYVGRLERVGHWYRQLLSESVGKDGKGLTPLAALGPVDQHSMQQLLVDGPDDKLVTVITADIAGTGPTVPADLAQDKALSFMAGRTIGDIVAAQARASMDVLIRKGHPVRHIHVARADEKAVGGLLMHFMLETILIGDILGVDPFDQPAVELGKILTREYLQAT
- the mutL gene encoding DNA mismatch repair endonuclease MutL, giving the protein MSIRLLPETTVNRIAAGEVVERPASAIKELVENAIDAGARHVDVVLEGGGIQYIGVTDDGMGMARPDLELCIERHATSKLPDDDLLHVAFLGFRGEALPSIGAVSRLTIASRTQGAAEAWQIGVDAGKRLPARPAALNKGTKVEIRDLFYATPARLKFLKGERTELNHALEMMRRLAMANPDVGFTLTHDNRVMLRVPPAPGDLFDQRLLARLSALLGADFADNTIPIDAERRNFRLTGYAGVPTYNRGNAQQQYLFVNGRAVRDKLFVGAVRGAYMDYLARDRHPVLALFLEADPEDVDVNVHPAKAEVRFKDAGVVRGLIVGALRNALAAAGHQASTTVGAAALGAIRREAQPFRPSEAFAAFHQPLPAHGFGEMPQAGFAYADTPSARVESAPAAQAAESQPEARYPLGAARGQLHETYIISQTEDGIVIVDQHAAHERLVYERMKKALTDSGVARQMLLLPEVIELDPVAASNLADRAHELAELGLALEPFGAGAVVVREVPALLGDCDIRGLVRDLADDLAELDEALSLKERLEDVCSTMACHGSVRAGRRLTVTEMNALMREMEATPHSGQCNHGRPTYVELKLKDIERLFGRR
- a CDS encoding pitrilysin family protein — translated: MTRLLAALVLVFTFAARADAVEIREVVSPGGIKAWLVEQHSIPLVAMSYEFEGGVSADPDGKSGLAYLVSGLLNEGAGDLDSLAFQKALDERAIRMSFDADRDQFSGSMVTLTEERSEAFRLLGLALSQPRFDADAVERVRDQVRSIQRSEDDQPRSIAAKAWMRAAFPGHPYANNTTGTPESLASLTAADLRAYVTDNFTRDRLIVGVVGDITPAELGPLLDSTFGALPATGAELTVPDTALAEAKTQVIERQVPQSVAVFGMPGIKRDDPDWYAAMVMNQIFGSGGFSSRLMEEVRRKRGLTYGVYTYLQPYSHAGLVLGTVATVNARMGESKQVIEDEITRMAQSGATEAEVADAKTYLTGSYALNFDTSGAIAGQLVGIQRYGFDRDYINKRNSYVESVTREDVNRVAKRLLDSSRLFWVIVGKPEGLESTPEPATP